A genomic stretch from Deltaproteobacteria bacterium includes:
- a CDS encoding fatty acyl-AMP ligase produces the protein MKILKETPTTNTIPQRRGDFRTLIDALEYAATGDTGLNFYSRDCRLDSVLTYADLQKEAAIMARKLLGLGLLPGSRFALCAETDPDFVRFFFACHYAGLVPVPLSTAIHMGGKDAFIKKLRGYLAASGATAAMASESLYPLLKEAALGLDLVFSGTPAAFDLLPVADLPLCAPSPDDHAYIQFTSGSTRFPRGVIITHKAVMANIAGITQHGLHVDPQDRCVSWLPFYHDMGLVGFLLSPMASQLTVDYLKTQNFIMRPGLWLTLMTRNKGTISYSPVFGYALCVQRLKASECSSFDLTSWRVAGVGAEMIRPDILNWFADKFSSCGFKRESFVASYGMAECALAVSFAPLGRGLDTDRIENEIFMERGIAISSHNGTRAKEFVMCGFPLPGHEIEIRDQQGRALPERTCGILHVRGPSIMSGYLGNLDETNKVLDRDGWLNTGDLAYMADGQIVITGRQKDLIIVNGKNIWPQDLELLAEEMPGVRPQDAVAFSVPGPLGEEVVLLVQCRILEKQKQASSIRKLASRIYEEFGVHCTVKCVPPRSLPKTSSGKLSRSQARERYLRSLHEKRPLIEGTHSQESCLVT, from the coding sequence ATGAAGATCCTTAAAGAGACACCGACAACCAATACAATTCCTCAAAGGCGTGGCGACTTCCGGACATTGATCGATGCCCTGGAGTATGCGGCTACTGGGGATACGGGGCTCAACTTCTACTCGAGAGACTGTCGGCTCGATTCCGTGCTTACTTATGCGGATCTCCAAAAGGAGGCCGCCATAATGGCGCGAAAGCTCCTCGGTCTTGGTCTTTTGCCCGGATCCCGTTTTGCCCTCTGCGCTGAGACCGATCCCGATTTTGTACGATTTTTCTTCGCCTGTCACTACGCGGGTCTGGTGCCCGTACCCCTCTCCACTGCTATACACATGGGAGGGAAGGACGCCTTCATAAAAAAACTCAGGGGGTATCTTGCTGCCAGCGGTGCCACGGCCGCCATGGCATCCGAATCCCTGTATCCACTCCTCAAGGAGGCGGCATTAGGCCTGGACCTTGTTTTTTCAGGCACGCCTGCCGCCTTTGACCTCCTTCCTGTTGCCGATCTTCCACTCTGTGCCCCTTCTCCGGATGACCATGCCTACATACAATTCACCTCCGGGAGTACTCGATTTCCCCGAGGGGTGATCATCACCCATAAAGCCGTCATGGCCAACATAGCGGGCATCACCCAACATGGCCTCCATGTGGATCCTCAAGATCGGTGCGTATCCTGGCTGCCGTTTTATCATGATATGGGACTTGTGGGGTTTCTTCTTTCCCCCATGGCCTCCCAGCTCACGGTCGACTATCTCAAGACACAGAACTTCATCATGCGCCCGGGGCTGTGGCTCACCCTTATGACACGGAACAAAGGGACCATTTCTTATAGCCCGGTCTTTGGATATGCCCTGTGTGTGCAGAGACTCAAGGCCTCTGAATGCTCTTCCTTTGACCTCACTTCCTGGCGAGTGGCAGGGGTGGGCGCGGAGATGATCCGCCCGGACATCCTTAACTGGTTTGCAGATAAATTTTCTTCGTGTGGGTTCAAACGGGAATCCTTCGTCGCCTCATACGGGATGGCCGAATGCGCCCTTGCCGTCAGTTTTGCCCCGTTGGGCCGGGGGCTTGATACGGACAGGATAGAGAACGAGATCTTCATGGAGCGGGGGATCGCCATTTCGTCGCATAACGGGACGAGGGCAAAGGAATTCGTCATGTGCGGGTTCCCGCTTCCGGGTCATGAGATCGAGATTAGGGACCAACAGGGACGTGCCCTGCCGGAGCGCACATGCGGCATACTGCATGTGAGGGGGCCGAGCATCATGTCCGGCTATCTGGGCAACCTGGATGAGACAAACAAAGTTTTGGACAGGGACGGCTGGCTCAATACAGGGGATCTCGCCTACATGGCTGACGGCCAGATCGTTATCACCGGGCGCCAAAAGGACCTCATCATCGTCAATGGAAAGAATATCTGGCCTCAAGACCTGGAGCTCCTTGCCGAAGAGATGCCGGGTGTACGCCCGCAGGATGCAGTGGCCTTTTCGGTCCCAGGCCCCCTGGGAGAAGAGGTCGTCCTTTTGGTCCAGTGCCGAATCCTTGAAAAACAGAAACAGGCATCGTCCATCAGAAAGCTGGCCTCCCGGATCTACGAGGAATTCGGCGTCCACTGCACGGTGAAATGTGTTCCGCCCCGCAGCCTTCCCAAGACCTCTTCCGGGAAATTGTCTCGTTCGCAGGCCAGGGAAAGATATCTCCGCAGTCTTCACGAAAAGAGACCACTGATCGAAGGGACCCATAGCCAAGAATCCTGCCTCGTGACGTGA
- a CDS encoding NAD-dependent epimerase/dehydratase family protein, producing MTVAVTGGTGFIGRAVIREFIRCGVQVRALFRPRSGLTSPSAPGLTWIPGNLLDIPSLEHLIRDADAVVNCAGAIKGVRSDHFVPANVEGVKRLVSVISRSKHRPRLLHISSLAARLPEISPYAASKRLAEDILMRQDALEWTIIRPPAVYGPEDRALRPLFECMRRGILLAPGTGEGRFSLIFVEDLARAVVFWFKGRDLSNRCFELHDGRPGGYSWKDVGETASRILGRPVLRVRIPPFFLRMLAGMNTLAASMTGVSPLLSPGKARELCHEDWVCSPVGHGDDMGGWMPTIDLEQGLCRIFGV from the coding sequence ATGACCGTGGCCGTCACCGGTGGGACCGGTTTCATTGGCAGGGCCGTAATCCGTGAATTCATCAGGTGTGGTGTGCAGGTCAGGGCCCTCTTTCGGCCACGCTCAGGCCTGACATCGCCATCTGCCCCAGGACTCACGTGGATCCCGGGAAATCTTCTCGATATCCCCAGCCTCGAACATCTCATCCGCGATGCCGACGCGGTCGTCAACTGCGCTGGTGCCATTAAAGGCGTGCGTTCAGACCATTTTGTCCCTGCCAACGTGGAAGGGGTGAAACGGCTCGTCTCCGTCATCAGCCGCTCCAAACACCGCCCCCGCCTGCTCCACATCTCGTCCCTTGCGGCCCGCCTGCCGGAAATCTCTCCATACGCAGCGAGCAAACGCCTCGCAGAAGACATCCTTATGCGGCAAGATGCCCTCGAATGGACCATCATCCGTCCTCCCGCTGTCTATGGACCGGAGGATCGCGCCCTCAGGCCCCTTTTCGAATGCATGCGACGGGGCATCCTCCTCGCCCCTGGCACGGGAGAAGGCCGTTTCTCCCTCATCTTTGTGGAGGATCTTGCGCGGGCCGTTGTTTTTTGGTTCAAGGGTAGGGACCTTTCAAATAGGTGTTTCGAGCTTCACGACGGCCGTCCGGGCGGATATTCCTGGAAGGATGTGGGAGAGACCGCATCGAGGATCCTCGGAAGACCGGTCCTGCGGGTGAGGATTCCGCCGTTTTTTTTGAGAATGCTCGCCGGCATGAATACCCTTGCTGCGTCCATGACGGGCGTGAGCCCCCTCCTGAGCCCCGGAAAGGCCCGGGAGCTCTGCCATGAGGATTGGGTCTGCTCGCCCGTCGGCCACGGGGATGATATGGGCGGCTGGATGCCCACGATCGATCTTGAGCAGGGACTTTGCCGAATATTCGGTGTGTGA
- a CDS encoding acyl carrier protein, producing MADYQKILHRTRSILEGFAKTRMPVQAEEIREDTEIAKDLGLDSLQVMEVVSEIEDAFDITFPVNELFEIRTVRDLVLRIQHILEET from the coding sequence ATGGCGGATTATCAGAAAATACTCCACCGGACACGGTCCATACTTGAAGGATTCGCAAAGACCCGCATGCCTGTCCAGGCCGAAGAGATCAGGGAAGATACCGAGATAGCAAAGGATCTCGGTCTCGACTCGCTCCAGGTTATGGAGGTGGTATCCGAGATAGAGGACGCCTTTGACATCACGTTTCCCGTAAACGAACTTTTCGAGATCCGCACGGTCCGGGACCTCGTCCTCCGCATCCAGCACATCCTCGAAGAGACATAG
- a CDS encoding aminotransferase class I/II-fold pyridoxal phosphate-dependent enzyme — MFKRLLPIAEARASLKSLGVDPFNVVFDGFISPTEASVNGKTVLLAGTNNYLGLTFDPDSIEAACEAIRLSGTGTTGSRMANGTFACHRALETDLAEFFRCKSSIVFSTGFLANLGVIAALIGPDDSVLIDGDCHASIYDGCRMSGGKTIRFRHNDPADLEKRLKRLGRAAQDALVIVEGIYSMLGDRAPLRELVEVTKRFGACLMVDEAHSLGVLGEHGRGLAEETGCEDEVDIRVGTFSKSLGTIGGFCVSRHAEMDLIRYASRAYIFTASPSPATMASVRVALKKLAEGSALRERLWENARSLYQGLRNMGFSLGPEPTPVIAVIMPSREKTIFAWKALLDRGVYVNLVLPPATPGGVSLLRCSVSAAHTPDQIGLMLDAFASLGDLVRQ; from the coding sequence ATGTTCAAAAGACTTCTTCCCATAGCCGAGGCCCGCGCTTCCCTCAAGTCCCTGGGTGTGGATCCTTTCAATGTCGTCTTCGATGGATTCATCTCTCCCACCGAGGCAAGCGTAAACGGAAAGACCGTCCTCCTGGCCGGGACGAACAACTACCTTGGTTTGACCTTCGACCCGGATTCCATCGAGGCGGCTTGTGAGGCCATAAGGCTTTCCGGCACAGGGACGACGGGCTCTCGCATGGCAAACGGGACCTTTGCCTGTCACCGCGCCCTGGAGACAGACCTTGCCGAGTTTTTCCGGTGTAAGAGTTCTATCGTCTTTTCTACAGGTTTTCTTGCCAACCTGGGTGTCATTGCCGCCCTGATCGGCCCGGATGATTCCGTCCTCATAGATGGGGATTGTCATGCGAGCATCTATGACGGGTGCCGCATGAGCGGAGGAAAGACCATACGCTTTCGCCACAACGACCCTGCAGACCTGGAAAAACGCCTCAAGAGACTGGGAAGGGCTGCCCAGGACGCCCTTGTCATCGTGGAGGGGATCTACAGCATGCTGGGAGATCGTGCCCCCCTTCGGGAGCTCGTGGAGGTGACCAAGAGATTCGGCGCTTGCCTCATGGTGGATGAGGCCCATTCCCTTGGTGTCCTCGGAGAGCATGGCCGGGGCCTTGCCGAGGAGACCGGCTGCGAGGACGAGGTCGATATCCGGGTAGGGACCTTCAGCAAGAGCCTCGGGACCATCGGGGGCTTCTGTGTAAGCAGACATGCAGAGATGGATCTCATCCGTTACGCAAGCCGGGCCTACATATTTACCGCGTCACCGTCTCCGGCGACCATGGCCTCAGTGAGGGTCGCCTTGAAAAAACTTGCCGAGGGGTCCGCCTTGAGGGAGCGCCTCTGGGAGAATGCCCGGTCTCTATATCAAGGCCTTCGGAACATGGGGTTTTCACTCGGTCCCGAACCCACCCCGGTGATCGCAGTCATCATGCCGTCGAGAGAAAAGACCATTTTCGCATGGAAGGCCCTTCTCGATCGGGGTGTTTACGTCAACCTCGTCCTCCCTCCGGCAACCCCTGGCGGGGTGAGTCTCCTGCGGTGCAGCGTGAGCGCGGCCCACACCCCTGATCAGATCGGCCTCATGCTCGATGCATTCGCATCCCTTGGCGACCTTGTGCGCCAATAG
- a CDS encoding ABC transporter ATP-binding protein/permease has protein sequence MRLMLHFARAYPGEAVTMVLSLLIAGIIEGVGLSALLPMLNIALAGQNEKAASGIGALAASVLKYIGIQPTVVTLLLMVVATVILKAVCLLFADKKVGYTVSNVATDLRLDLLKAILGVRWEYYVIQPAGRIVNAATAEVIQASQAYLHGAIAVMFFIQAMVYGAMALLISWQAALTAFAAGSTLLFLLNGLVRKTKKAGRKQTLLLQSLASRLTDSLLSIKPLRSMGREDLAESLLRADSISLNAALRKQVFCKAMLKSLQEPIIMLFVTGGLYITLVLWKLVLSEVMMLVFLLSRLLGLLGKFQQRQQDMAACEAAYWSLMHRIEDAKARQDTSSGRKKVLFSRSIRLDSVTFRYDERHVLQDASIDIPAGSMVLIIGPSGVGKTTIVDLITGLLRPSAGRILIDDTPLSEIDLGFWRRQIGYVPQETVLLHDTVFANVQLGDPELDEKDVEEALRAAGAWDFVASMPGGLQAVVGERGSKLSGGQRQRIAIARALSHGPRLLILDEATSALDPESEQAICATLSRLRGQITILAISHQPALAQVADQVFGVENGKIIPRPR, from the coding sequence ATGCGCCTGATGCTCCATTTCGCCCGGGCATATCCGGGCGAGGCCGTCACCATGGTCCTCTCCCTCCTGATCGCCGGGATCATCGAAGGGGTTGGGCTTTCGGCCCTACTTCCCATGCTCAACATAGCGTTGGCCGGACAGAACGAGAAAGCTGCATCAGGGATAGGCGCCCTTGCCGCTTCTGTGCTGAAATATATAGGTATCCAGCCCACGGTCGTCACACTCCTACTCATGGTCGTCGCAACTGTCATCCTCAAGGCTGTGTGTCTCCTTTTTGCAGACAAAAAGGTCGGGTACACGGTTTCCAATGTGGCGACCGATCTCCGTCTGGATCTTCTCAAGGCCATCCTTGGGGTTCGGTGGGAATACTATGTGATCCAGCCGGCCGGAAGGATCGTGAACGCCGCCACCGCCGAGGTCATACAGGCATCCCAGGCCTACCTCCACGGTGCGATCGCGGTCATGTTTTTCATACAGGCCATGGTGTACGGGGCCATGGCGCTCCTTATTTCATGGCAGGCGGCACTTACCGCCTTTGCTGCCGGATCCACACTCCTTTTCCTCTTGAACGGCCTCGTGAGAAAGACCAAAAAGGCCGGGCGTAAACAGACCCTTCTCCTCCAATCCCTCGCCTCCCGGCTGACAGACAGCCTCCTGTCCATAAAGCCCCTGAGGTCCATGGGCAGGGAGGATCTGGCCGAATCCCTGCTACGGGCCGATTCCATCAGCCTGAACGCTGCGCTTCGCAAGCAGGTCTTCTGCAAGGCCATGCTGAAAAGCCTTCAGGAACCCATCATCATGCTTTTCGTCACCGGAGGGCTTTACATCACCCTTGTGCTCTGGAAACTCGTGCTCTCCGAGGTCATGATGCTGGTCTTTCTTCTGTCTCGTCTGCTCGGGCTTTTGGGAAAATTCCAGCAGCGCCAGCAGGACATGGCTGCGTGCGAGGCCGCGTACTGGTCTCTCATGCATAGGATCGAAGATGCCAAGGCCCGGCAGGATACCTCTTCAGGAAGGAAAAAGGTCCTTTTCTCCCGGAGTATCCGGCTGGATTCCGTCACCTTTCGCTATGATGAACGGCATGTCCTGCAGGACGCCAGCATTGACATCCCGGCTGGTTCCATGGTCCTGATCATCGGACCGTCAGGAGTGGGAAAGACCACGATCGTCGACCTGATAACCGGACTTCTTCGTCCATCCGCCGGCAGGATCCTCATCGATGACACCCCCTTGTCCGAGATCGACCTGGGATTCTGGAGGCGGCAGATCGGATACGTCCCACAGGAGACGGTCCTTCTCCATGACACGGTCTTCGCCAACGTGCAATTGGGCGATCCGGAACTGGACGAAAAGGATGTGGAAGAGGCTCTTCGGGCCGCAGGGGCATGGGATTTCGTTGCCTCCATGCCCGGAGGACTGCAGGCCGTGGTCGGGGAACGGGGGTCCAAGCTCTCCGGCGGACAGCGCCAGCGTATCGCCATCGCCCGGGCCCTGTCCCATGGCCCAAGACTCCTCATCCTGGACGAGGCGACTAGCGCACTCGATCCGGAGAGCGAACAGGCCATCTGCGCCACACTGTCCCGCCTGCGCGGGCAGATCACCATCCTCGCCATCTCCCATCAGCCAGCGCTCGCGCAGGTGGCCGACCAGGTGTTCGGCGTCGAGAACGGGAAGATCATCCCAAGGCCACGTTGA
- a CDS encoding phosphoribosylaminoimidazolesuccinocarboxamide synthase: MTVLETNFPDITLLHRGKVRDIYDAGDAILVVATDRLSAFDVVLPTPIPDKGKILTRMSLFWFEFLKDIIPNHLISADVDTYPSRFRPYRDSLEGRSMLVKKAAPLPVECIVRGYLSGSGWKDYCKTGSICGISLPKGLRESDALPEPIFTPSTKAAVGAHDENIDFSSARALLGEEQAEAVRDSSLALYRKAATYARQRGIIIADTKFEFGIVDGKLILIDEVLTPDSSRFWPASSYAPGSPQPSFDKQFVRDYLESISWDKRPPGPELPEEIVKKTRERYLYALRLLTGKDLEAL, from the coding sequence ATGACCGTCCTGGAAACGAATTTTCCTGATATCACCCTCCTTCACCGAGGGAAGGTGCGTGACATCTACGATGCCGGCGATGCCATCCTCGTGGTGGCCACGGACCGGCTCTCCGCCTTTGACGTCGTCCTCCCCACCCCCATTCCAGACAAGGGAAAGATCCTCACCCGCATGTCCCTTTTCTGGTTCGAGTTCCTGAAGGACATCATCCCCAACCACCTCATCTCCGCGGATGTTGACACATACCCCTCCCGGTTCAGACCCTATCGGGACTCCCTCGAGGGAAGAAGCATGCTCGTAAAGAAGGCCGCGCCCCTCCCTGTAGAATGCATCGTCAGGGGATATCTCTCAGGCTCTGGATGGAAGGATTATTGCAAGACCGGCTCTATCTGCGGCATCTCACTACCGAAAGGCCTGCGGGAATCCGATGCCCTGCCCGAGCCGATCTTCACCCCATCGACAAAGGCAGCCGTTGGCGCACACGACGAGAACATCGATTTTTCCTCGGCCCGGGCGCTCCTTGGCGAGGAGCAGGCAGAGGCCGTGAGGGATTCGAGTCTCGCCCTCTACCGAAAGGCAGCCACATACGCACGGCAGCGGGGAATTATCATCGCGGACACGAAATTCGAGTTCGGCATCGTGGATGGAAAACTCATTCTCATAGACGAGGTCCTCACCCCGGATTCCTCCCGCTTCTGGCCCGCCTCTTCATACGCGCCGGGTAGCCCTCAGCCGAGCTTTGACAAGCAGTTCGTCCGCGACTATCTGGAATCCATCTCTTGGGACAAGCGACCTCCCGGCCCCGAACTCCCCGAAGAGATCGTGAAAAAGACCCGGGAGCGCTATCTCTATGCCCTGAGGCTCCTGACAGGAAAGGACCTCGAGGCGCTATGA
- a CDS encoding thermonuclease family protein, which produces MKARPAQRAAHFLCLLALFCLIIPQDAWPETRVRHVIDGDTVVLENGTKVRYPEINAPEVTHEDRLGEPFGDEARLRNRQLVEGKMVTVRTVNGARQDQYGRLLADLVLGDGSSVSEILVQEGLAFVCIYDNKGEKTENRRLLELQRKAIEAKRGIWSAPAAHPEPFYIGNAKSMRFHRPSCPFGKKTSKRHRILFKDREDAFREGFCPCKKCLP; this is translated from the coding sequence ATGAAGGCGCGTCCGGCGCAAAGGGCAGCGCATTTTCTCTGCCTGCTCGCCCTTTTTTGTCTCATCATCCCCCAGGATGCCTGGCCGGAGACCCGCGTTCGCCACGTCATCGACGGAGACACCGTGGTCCTTGAAAACGGGACAAAGGTCCGATACCCGGAGATCAATGCACCCGAAGTCACGCATGAGGACCGCCTCGGAGAGCCCTTTGGAGACGAGGCCCGCCTCCGCAACAGGCAACTCGTCGAAGGAAAAATGGTGACTGTCAGGACCGTGAACGGTGCAAGGCAGGACCAGTATGGAAGGCTCCTTGCGGATCTGGTCCTCGGGGATGGAAGCTCCGTGAGCGAAATCCTCGTCCAGGAAGGGCTTGCCTTCGTCTGCATCTATGACAACAAAGGGGAAAAGACGGAAAACCGTCGGCTTCTCGAACTCCAGCGAAAGGCGATCGAGGCCAAACGCGGGATCTGGTCCGCCCCTGCAGCCCACCCAGAACCATTCTACATCGGAAACGCGAAGTCCATGAGATTCCATCGGCCATCCTGCCCCTTCGGCAAGAAGACCTCGAAGAGACACCGGATCCTGTTCAAGGATCGGGAGGACGCATTCCGCGAAGGGTTCTGCCCATGCAAAAAATGTCTGCCATAG
- a CDS encoding histone deacetylase has protein sequence MHSNEEKAPNKTGVVRDTRYLEHIPGPGHIESPSRLEAIYRRLDQPDAVSLYAVIPPRPATREELAWNHAPDYVERIARTAGKEFVFLDPDTGTSPGSWTAACLAVGGVFALMDAIMREEIPNGLALVRPPGHHAERDHAMGFCLFNNVALGAHYARRVLGLARVLIVDWDLHHGNGTQNSFYRDPSVLYISTHQYPYYPGSGRIEQMGEDEGKGFTINIPLSAGMGDADYSAVFSQIVDPVARAYEPEFILVSAGFDIYAGDPLGGMRVTEEGFAVLARSLLDVAHDCCRGRIVFCLEGGYSLKGLADGVRAVLGECSGRRRTGPKISFPPPSAAAMRIIDRVKEAHQGLWPVLR, from the coding sequence ATGCACTCCAATGAAGAAAAGGCGCCGAACAAAACAGGCGTCGTCCGTGACACGCGATACCTGGAGCACATCCCAGGTCCGGGCCACATCGAATCTCCATCCCGACTCGAGGCCATATACCGGCGTCTCGACCAACCTGACGCCGTCTCACTCTACGCCGTCATACCGCCAAGGCCTGCCACGCGCGAAGAGCTGGCATGGAACCACGCCCCTGACTACGTGGAACGCATCGCCAGAACGGCCGGGAAAGAGTTCGTCTTCCTCGACCCCGACACCGGGACGAGCCCAGGATCCTGGACGGCAGCGTGCCTTGCAGTTGGAGGTGTATTCGCCCTCATGGACGCCATCATGCGCGAAGAGATCCCAAACGGACTGGCCCTTGTCCGCCCCCCCGGCCACCATGCGGAACGGGATCACGCCATGGGCTTCTGCCTCTTCAACAACGTGGCCTTGGGCGCCCATTACGCACGAAGGGTCCTCGGACTGGCTCGCGTTCTCATTGTGGACTGGGACCTCCACCATGGAAACGGGACGCAGAACAGCTTTTACCGGGACCCTTCTGTTCTCTACATCTCCACCCACCAGTATCCCTACTACCCGGGAAGCGGCCGGATCGAACAAATGGGTGAGGATGAAGGAAAGGGCTTCACGATCAACATACCCCTTTCAGCCGGCATGGGGGATGCCGATTATTCGGCCGTTTTCTCGCAGATCGTGGATCCAGTCGCACGGGCCTACGAACCGGAATTCATCCTTGTCTCCGCCGGGTTCGACATCTACGCCGGGGATCCCCTGGGTGGAATGCGCGTAACTGAAGAGGGATTTGCGGTCCTTGCCAGGTCGCTCCTCGACGTCGCCCATGACTGCTGCAGGGGAAGGATCGTTTTCTGTCTCGAAGGAGGATACAGCCTCAAGGGCCTCGCGGACGGTGTACGCGCCGTCCTCGGAGAATGCTCCGGCAGGCGGCGAACCGGCCCCAAAATTTCTTTTCCTCCGCCAAGCGCTGCGGCAATGCGGATCATCGATCGCGTCAAGGAGGCCCACCAAGGCCTTTGGCCAGTTCTTCGCTGA
- a CDS encoding glucose-1-phosphate adenylyltransferase: protein MSRIVAFVLAGGRVDELGVLTHLRPKATVPFGGLYRIIDFPLSNLMHSGIERVGILSQYRSSSLVEHIASGSSWDMVGRSRGISILPPYQGLHASDWYKGSADAVYQNLDFLETCKPDLVLVVSGDHIYNMDYREMIRFHKDMEADVTAAFVELPGDGLSRFGLARIAEDDPRGGRILEYQEKPAHPISRNVSMTVYLFRPSVLVEVLRENAQGDSHEFGRDILPVLFERYRFFGYRFEGYWAYCRTLEEYWAANMDLLGADPAIRLGDWKVRTNLDHEEIRVRAPALVGPSSAVVNSILYNGVRVEGRVENSILFPGVHVGEGAVVRDSILFFDTQVGPKCLVDRSIMDIGVTVGKGSTVGKAGGQLTVIGTRAEVSQGSVIGEGEVLPCGTGK, encoded by the coding sequence ATGTCTCGAATCGTAGCGTTCGTGCTCGCCGGAGGCAGGGTGGACGAACTTGGTGTCCTCACCCACCTACGGCCGAAGGCCACGGTCCCTTTTGGCGGTCTCTACCGGATCATAGACTTTCCTTTGAGCAACCTCATGCACTCGGGAATCGAAAGGGTGGGCATCCTTAGCCAGTACCGTTCCTCCTCCCTCGTAGAGCATATCGCATCAGGGTCATCCTGGGACATGGTCGGCAGATCCCGGGGGATCTCCATCCTCCCGCCTTATCAGGGGCTTCATGCCTCTGATTGGTACAAGGGCTCGGCGGACGCCGTGTACCAGAATCTGGATTTTCTCGAGACCTGTAAACCCGACCTGGTTCTCGTCGTATCCGGCGACCATATCTATAACATGGACTACCGGGAGATGATCCGTTTCCACAAGGACATGGAGGCGGATGTGACCGCCGCCTTTGTTGAGCTTCCAGGCGACGGCCTTTCCCGCTTCGGCCTTGCGCGCATCGCTGAGGACGATCCGCGGGGTGGACGCATACTCGAGTACCAGGAAAAACCTGCGCATCCCATATCCAGAAACGTCTCCATGACCGTCTATCTCTTTCGGCCGAGTGTCCTCGTGGAGGTCCTTCGTGAGAACGCCCAAGGCGATTCTCACGAATTCGGCAGGGACATCCTGCCGGTGCTTTTCGAGAGATACCGGTTTTTCGGCTACAGATTTGAAGGATACTGGGCCTACTGCAGGACCCTTGAGGAGTATTGGGCGGCCAATATGGATCTCCTTGGGGCCGATCCCGCCATACGCCTCGGTGACTGGAAGGTCAGGACGAATCTCGACCACGAGGAGATCAGGGTCAGGGCCCCTGCCCTGGTCGGTCCGTCCTCGGCGGTCGTTAACTCCATTCTCTACAACGGGGTCCGTGTGGAAGGCAGGGTGGAGAATTCCATCCTCTTTCCGGGGGTGCACGTGGGAGAGGGCGCGGTCGTGCGGGACTCGATCCTCTTTTTCGACACGCAGGTAGGGCCAAAGTGCCTTGTGGATCGATCCATCATGGATATAGGAGTTACGGTGGGAAAGGGGAGTACAGTGGGAAAAGCCGGTGGGCAGCTGACCGTCATAGGCACACGTGCTGAGGTCAGCCAGGGATCGGTCATTGGGGAGGGAGAGGTCCTTCCTTGCGGCACTGGGAAGTGA
- a CDS encoding zinc ribbon domain-containing protein, with translation MPIYEYRCSACRKISSHLVLNRDSFVPICPQCGGTDMKKLVSRVHMRLSEETRMERLADPALLGGIDENDPKSVAKIMKKMGGLMDDDSGVDMDQMVEEAMEEAESSSGEGCSGGEGACLES, from the coding sequence ATGCCTATTTACGAATACCGTTGTTCAGCCTGCAGAAAGATTTCTTCTCATCTCGTGCTCAACAGGGATTCTTTCGTGCCCATATGCCCGCAATGCGGGGGAACGGACATGAAGAAGCTCGTTTCCCGGGTCCACATGCGTCTTTCCGAGGAGACGCGCATGGAACGGCTCGCCGATCCGGCCCTTTTGGGAGGCATTGATGAAAACGATCCGAAGAGTGTGGCAAAGATCATGAAAAAGATGGGAGGGCTCATGGACGACGATTCCGGAGTGGATATGGATCAGATGGTCGAGGAGGCCATGGAAGAGGCCGAGTCTTCCAGCGGAGAGGGTTGCTCGGGAGGGGAGGGGGCATGTCTCGAATCGTAG